The genomic window GGTGTGACTCAACTAAAGTATCAACAGCCGTAGGTGTCTCGACTTTGCTAAGCTGCGAGTGATAGAAACTTTAGAAAAGTCCCAGAGTTTGTATTTTGTTGCCCTTTTATTCATGATCGTCTAAAGCATTTTGGGAGTGCGTTACATTCCCGAAAGATTGCAGAGCAATGCTGATGTCACGCTCGAAAGTATCCTTGGCAGCTCCTGCTAAGCCTGGCTCCTGCTTCAAGCCGCTCGACCAAGACTCGAACCCGTCACATGTGAGAAACCGCCTATGTTTTCCATCCCGAAATAATCAAACAAATCAAACCCTTCAAGCTCGCATCAAATGTATGCGACGATTTTAGCAGCGGAATTGAGCAATCTTCGTTTTAAGACAGGATCGACGACTATTACGCGGAATGAGCCGACCCAAGCATCGCGTCAATTGCCGTATCGGTTTAGTTGGAAACCTGTGTACGCTTCATGTATTGATGATGGTGAGGCTCTGGTATCACAACCGTCCCATGTCTACGGAGATCTCCTACCGCGCGAGCCGGAGATTGCCTAGATGACAGGACCTATTTTTCCGAAGAAAAACCCCAGTCAAAAAGTCTCAGATAGGTATGTTACCAACACTTGTCAAGACTGCCGTGACTGACGGGGCCCAGATCTCCGGACATGACGCACCATGTGGGATgttactactagtagtacgtaGATAGGAGGCAAGAATGCGCTGCTTGTGACGAGCTTATTTCCGGGTAACCTCAGTTGCAGCCACGGCCATTAGCAGGATACATGTGCACGTCTAGACATTCCTGTGAATTGCTCACCATCACTGGTGGTGTCAAAAGGTGTTTCGGACGACCTCGATATGCTCAGCGCTTCGCGATCAAGgctgatgaggaagacgattCCGCCTGACTACCATTTACTGGGCAGTAACAGAAGAGGGTTTGGGACTTGTGGCGCTTCACCAAGGGTGTACGCGACGAGTTATGTCACAGGGTACGTTTCACCAGCCCAGATTTGACACCACGTAGCTTTTGCTAACAGTCGTCCCATGGTAAcagtattattaatatcgAGGAGtcctctactccgtactgaaTGTTGGATCAATGCCACGAGGCCGCAGACGTGCGGGTGCGGCGTTGTCGTTTGGGATATGGGGCCATAACCCACTTTCTCAAAGCTGTGATGCTTCACCTGTTATCCACGGGGTGAAACGGGTGCTGACGTACGATGTACCAACAAACAGTACGGTGGCACCAAATGTTGCATGTGCGCTCAGCCCAATATCGACAGTGCCTGTGCGCAAGTTCCAGGCGGGTTTGTTCACAGATTGTCGGCCATGTTTCCGGAATGAACGGCATCACTTGGGGATGAATTGCTTCACTTCAACCTCAGATGCTGTCGTGACGACTGCGGAGCCTCAATCCCTCTTCTTCGCGATGGCAGGAATCGTGGTTCTGGGCTATAGTGGTTTAGAAGGGTTTCGAAAATTGCACCCATCTGATCTATTACTCGGCGAACAGCCCACAACAACCTGGTCGTCGCAGGTTGATGCGCGTCCTGAACGGAAGCCCCTGGAGAGAAGCAACAATCGATGGTACATTGCGACGCATAGATCCAACGCCAAGGTGGGCTTCCACTGATTCTGAAGAGCGCGGGCGTCCAATCACCTGCCGGCAAGTCCTGATGCTAGGCGTAGGAAGGTTTCCTAGCCGCCCACCCGAGCTTGGCTCACCGGATTTTTGGAGCCGTGtgctcggcctcgtcgaacCATGGGGCCGTCGGCCAGTGCTGTTATCGTCAGCTCGACTTTGGTTTATTAGGCTTCCGTCCGCTATTTCAGAATTTGGCTCCTTGAGTGTTCTCCCCTGGCCGCCCGAGTTTTGCGATTCCGAATGCTTTGGCAGATTTGTTTGATTCGCAAACTTTTTGAGCATTAAACATCTGAATAGTTGGTATGATCTCCCTTCCATGGTTGTCGCCGGGTGTTTCAAGCATATCCCGGTTCCTAGTATGGTACCGTGGACATGACTACCTACCTGCAACAGCCACCTTGGCTTGCCCCAATCCCATTTATTGCAAGATGCCTGCACTTTGCCCTTTCCCCTCCggtgccttcaatgttcttcgCCAGCTTTACTCCCGCCCCCCGGCAGTCTGTGCAACCAGCTACCATGGACAAGGTGCAACTAACATGAGCATTTAGACATGACAATTCTTTATTGCACGAGTAATACCCTGATAATCTGCTCGTCTCGACAATCGTTAATATTATTTTCCCTTGTTCCCTATTTCAGCAGGCTCTGAAGTATACCATTCAAAACACCCAGCGTGTACAATATCTCCGTTAATCTATATGGTCAATTTGATCCTATAACCCGAGACATTGCTGCGTTTCGATTGGCACCGATTGCTGTATCTGATCTGAAAAGGGCGGAATATCTGTCGGCATCTGGGATATTCGAAATCTAAAGCAGAATAAGAATACGGCGACTGCAATGAGCTATTACTCTGGGGTCTCTGACCGGCCTTCGGAGCGGTCGAGATGGACCCCTCTCACGAGAATGTTGCTTTCGGGCGAGATGACGCAGGAGAAACAGCAGGACCTATCGACGAGAGAAAAGTTTGATCGCTGGATGATTAATGAAGGTTACAGACGAGTGTACGTATGCCCGGAAAGAGTGGTACAcaaggagagaaggagaaaaggggCGTCGATGTAGAACATATAAAGGCAGTGGTGACGGCCAACGTGAGGTTTTGCTGACATGTATTACCAGATTCGTCTTTGTCTTCATGCTCACGCACGCCCTGATATTCGCATTCGCCTCGGTTCACTACTCCATGAAGGACAGCTTGCAAGGCGCCCGAGATATTTTCGGCTTTACATTTGTCATTGCGCGTGCGTCTGCGGTTGTTTTAcacgtcgacgtcggcatcATACTCTTTCCGGTTTGCCGAACACTGATCTCGCTCCTGCGCCAGACTCCTCTTAACGGAATTATTCAGTTCGACAAGAATATTACCTTTCACATTACGACGGCGTGGTCCATCGTCTTCTTTTCATGGGTTCACACGATAGCCCACTGGAACAACTTTGCCCAGGTTGcggccaagaacaagctaGGCTTATACGGATGGCTTTTGGCCAACTTCGCCTCTGGACCTGGCTGGACAGGCTACGTGATGCTCATCGCGCTGATGGGCATGGTTATTACGTCTGTGGAGAAGCCACGGAGAGCAAACTATGAGCGTTTCTGGTATACTCACCACATGTTCatcctctttttcttcttctggtccCTGCACGGTGCCTTCTGCATGATTCAACCAGATGTGGCCCCTTTCTGCACCAACATTGGCGCCTCGGCTATTGGTGTGTTCTGGCAATATTGGATGTACTCCGGCTTCGTCTACTTGGCGGAGCGGATTGCTCGAGAGGTACGCGGTCGACACAAGACGTACATTTCAAAAGTTATACAGCACCCGAGTCAAGTGTGTGAGATCCAAatcaagaaacaaaacacaaAAACTCGTGCTGGCCAgtacatcttcttctgctgtCCTGCTGTGTCGCTGTGGCAATATCACCCGTTCACGCTCACCAGTGCCCCCGAGGAAGATTACATTTCGATTCATATGAGATGCCAGGGTGACTTCACGATGGCCGTCTCCA from Metarhizium brunneum chromosome 2, complete sequence includes these protein-coding regions:
- the noxA gene encoding Superoxide-generating NADPH oxidase heavy chain subunit A, which encodes MSYYSGVSDRPSERSRWTPLTRMLLSGEMTQEKQQDLSTREKFDRWMINEGYRRVFVFVFMLTHALIFAFASVHYSMKDSLQGARDIFGFTFVIARASAVVLHVDVGIILFPVCRTLISLLRQTPLNGIIQFDKNITFHITTAWSIVFFSWVHTIAHWNNFAQVAAKNKLGLYGWLLANFASGPGWTGYVMLIALMGMVITSVEKPRRANYERFWYTHHMFILFFFFWSLHGAFCMIQPDVAPFCTNIGASAIGVFWQYWMYSGFVYLAERIAREVRGRHKTYISKVIQHPSQVCEIQIKKQNTKTRAGQYIFFCCPAVSLWQYHPFTLTSAPEEDYISIHMRCQGDFTMAVSKALGCEWGRKADTSKVVGVDRDQHGVNPVLQRVLPRVYIDGPFGSASEDVFKYEVSILVGAGIGVTPFASILKSIWYRMNYPQKKTRLSKVYFFWICRDFGSFEWFRSLLLAVEAQDLEHRIEIHTYLTAKIKADDATNIMINDANADKDTITGLRSPTNFGRPNWDMIFRGIRKLHSPGEAGVFFCGPKGLGSSLHVYCNKYTEPGFSFVWGKENF